A stretch of DNA from Gottschalkia acidurici 9a:
CATTCATAAGAGATGATTTTCCTACGTTTGGTTTTCCTAATATAACTGTTTTAAGACCCTCTCTTAATACTTTACCTGTATAAACTGTATCTAATAGCTTCTCTATTTTTTCTAATATAGATTTACCACCATCTTCTAATTGTCCATAAGTGATTTCATCAACATCATGTTCCTCTGGAAAATCTATAGAAGCTTCTATATGAGCAAGCATTTCTAACATAGTACTCATCATGTTAGATACTTCTTTAGATATACTTCCTTCCAGTTGTTTTAAAGACACATCAAAACTAGAATCTGTCTTAGCAGATATAAGATCCATTACTGCTTCTGCTTGAGCTAAATCTATTCGTCCATTTAAAAATGCTCTTTTTGTAAATTCTCCTGGTTCTGCAAGTCTTGCCCCACTCTCAAGTACAGCTTCAAGTATTCTTCTTACTGGTATAGTTCCCCCGTGACAGTGAACTTCTACTACATCTTCAGTAGTATAAGTTTTTGGTCCTTTAATAAAAACTATCATTACTTCATCTATCTTTTTACTACTTTTAGGATTTATAGCATATCCATAGTTAAGCTTTCTCTCTTCTAAATCTTTCAAAGTTTTTTTATCTCTATTTAAGAATATTTTATTTCCTATGTCTAATGCATCTTTTCCACTTATTCTTATTATTCCTATCCCACCTTCTCCTGGTGGTGTAGCAATTGCTGCTATAGTGTCTATATCCATTTTTTTCACCTCTTATACTCTTTAAAATTAATACTTTTAAATTTTATAAATCATATTGAAGTAACTAGTTCTCCTTAGTTATAGTAAGCGATTCACTCAGTTTTAAAAAACACTAAAACTACTTCTCTGATTATAGTATACCAAATTTGTAGATTAAAATAATATAAACATTTTATATATCTATAATCATATAATTTAAAATTATTTTTAAATATAGTCCTTCTCTACCTGAAATTTCATTACTTGTGGATATTCTAGTTTTTTATTTTAAAATATATATTGTGGATAAAATTAATTTTTATTTTAGATCTACCATTGTGGATATCTATATATAAATAAAAAATGACTGTTATCCACAACAGTCATTAATATATTCACTCTCTTCTAAGATAAAATATATAGTGTTCTTGATTTTGTTAAGAGCACAATATTATCATTTATTTATAGATTTTTCAACTCATCATATTTTGAGATGGTCTTATTTACTATTCCATATTCTAGGGCTTCACTAATTAATTCATTGATTCTACTACGAATTCTCAATATTTCATCTGCTTCAATAAGAATATCCGTAGATTGACCACTACAGCCGCCTAGTGGCTAATGTATCATATATCTAGTATAGGTAGAGAGTAACTATCTTGTTTACCCGATGCAAAATAAATTGTAATACCAGCACTTGTCACCCAGCCAGTACCAATAACACGAGTCTTAACAAACTTGATCATGTCATGAATTGTACCACTAGCTTCTACATGTCCTCCTTGACTATTTATAAATAATTTTAT
This window harbors:
- the mnmE gene encoding tRNA uridine-5-carboxymethylaminomethyl(34) synthesis GTPase MnmE, which encodes MDIDTIAAIATPPGEGGIGIIRISGKDALDIGNKIFLNRDKKTLKDLEERKLNYGYAINPKSSKKIDEVMIVFIKGPKTYTTEDVVEVHCHGGTIPVRRILEAVLESGARLAEPGEFTKRAFLNGRIDLAQAEAVMDLISAKTDSSFDVSLKQLEGSISKEVSNMMSTMLEMLAHIEASIDFPEEHDVDEITYGQLEDGGKSILEKIEKLLDTVYTGKVLREGLKTVILGKPNVGKSSLMNAILRESRAIVTDIPGTTRDIIEEYVNIKGIPLKIIDTAGIRETEDLVEKIGVDKAKEILENSDLSIVVFDVSRELDDEDLEIIELVKHKKSIVLLNKTDLPKKIDEEDIKRYLPNTAIINTAIVAGRGIDILEDTLKSMFLSSEIQIKDNTIVTSVRHRNQLLKAKENMKDALESINLGVPIDCVEVDIKNAYENLGEITGDTVGEDIIDKIFKDFCIGK
- a CDS encoding ATP-dependent Clp protease proteolytic subunit, which encodes MSNQALVKKVTTQLLTLQEMGDEPIKLFINSQGGHVEASGTIHDMIKFVKTRVIGTGWVTSAGITIYFASGKQDSYSLPILDI